The following are from one region of the Pirellulales bacterium genome:
- a CDS encoding sugar phosphate isomerase/epimerase, producing MFVAASTECFPDLPLDVALGRLVDLEFTSVEIGIREDGVQLKPSEVLADLDAAILACRETHRLTPIAYVVEPTAPGDLYYEQFAACCRLAKATKVYTMVIRAGELGTPFNAEVERLRELVRIASLEGLLVGVKNEVGRVTQDPDTAVVLCDNVKGLGIALDPSHYICGPHKGGSYDQIMKYVYHVQLRDTTKDKLQVRVGQGDIEYGRLATQLNKVNYQRALCVHMAATDDPTFDHLSEMRKLRLLLESLL from the coding sequence GTGTTCGTCGCTGCCTCAACGGAATGTTTTCCCGACCTGCCCCTTGATGTGGCGCTGGGTCGGTTGGTGGATCTCGAGTTCACGAGTGTCGAAATCGGCATTCGCGAGGATGGCGTGCAGCTCAAGCCGTCGGAGGTGCTGGCGGATCTCGATGCCGCGATCCTGGCCTGCCGCGAGACGCACCGGCTGACGCCGATTGCCTACGTTGTCGAGCCCACGGCGCCGGGGGATCTGTACTACGAGCAGTTCGCCGCCTGCTGCCGTCTGGCCAAGGCCACCAAGGTCTATACCATGGTGATCCGCGCGGGAGAGTTGGGCACGCCGTTCAATGCCGAGGTCGAACGCCTGCGCGAGCTCGTGCGCATTGCCTCGCTCGAAGGGCTTTTGGTGGGGGTCAAGAACGAGGTGGGGCGCGTCACGCAGGATCCCGACACCGCCGTAGTGCTCTGCGATAATGTGAAGGGGCTGGGAATCGCCCTCGACCCGAGTCACTATATCTGTGGACCTCACAAGGGTGGCAGCTACGATCAGATCATGAAGTACGTCTACCACGTACAACTGCGCGATACGACCAAGGACAAACTGCAGGTCCGCGTGGGGCAGGGAGACATCGAATACGGCCGGCTGGCGACGCAATTGAACAAGGTGAACTACCAGCGCGCCCTGTGTGTACACATGGCGGCAACGGACGATCCCACGTTCGACCACTTGTCCGAAATGCGCAAGCTGCGGCTCTTGTTGGAAAGCCTGCTCTAA